The following are encoded in a window of Lacinutrix sp. WUR7 genomic DNA:
- a CDS encoding LemA family protein: MKKVLLPLIVLGLIAFAIFSWGKNFNNTAVNLKESATKTWGNVESSYQRRNDLIGNLIKTVQGAADFERTTLREVIEARAKATSTNIDASNLTAENMAQFQQAQSGLSGALSKLLVSVERYPELKANQNFLELQSQLEGTENRINVARDRFNESVEPYNKHIKTFPNNLLAGFLNFAPMDYYKADAGSENAPDVDFDFK, encoded by the coding sequence ATGAAAAAGGTACTACTTCCATTAATTGTCCTAGGACTTATTGCTTTTGCAATATTTTCTTGGGGAAAGAATTTTAATAATACAGCAGTAAACTTAAAAGAATCTGCAACAAAAACATGGGGAAATGTAGAGAGCTCCTACCAACGTAGAAACGATCTTATTGGTAATTTAATTAAAACCGTTCAAGGTGCTGCCGATTTTGAAAGAACCACTTTAAGAGAAGTTATAGAAGCCAGAGCAAAAGCTACCTCAACAAACATTGACGCTAGTAATTTAACAGCAGAAAACATGGCACAATTTCAACAAGCACAAAGTGGTTTAAGTGGCGCATTATCCAAATTATTAGTTTCCGTAGAGCGTTACCCAGAACTTAAAGCAAATCAAAACTTTTTAGAATTACAAAGTCAATTAGAAGGTACAGAAAACAGAATCAATGTTGCAAGAGATAGATTTAATGAGTCTGTAGAGCCTTACAATAAGCATATAAAAACATTTCCAAATAATTTATTAGCAGGATTTCTAAATTTTGCACCAATGGATTATTACAAAGCAGATGCAGGAAGCGAAAATGCTCCGGATGTAGATTTTGATTTCAAATAA
- a CDS encoding MerR family transcriptional regulator, translating to MFIDLPEKRYYSIGEVAKAFGVNTSLIRFWEKEFDALKPKKNAKGNRKFTPEDINNLKLIYHLVKERGFTLEGAKTHLKEEKQKTLSNFDIISKLEGIKNQLIKIKEQL from the coding sequence ATGTTTATAGATTTACCTGAAAAACGATATTATAGTATTGGCGAGGTTGCCAAAGCGTTTGGTGTAAACACATCACTTATTCGTTTTTGGGAAAAAGAATTTGATGCTTTAAAACCTAAAAAAAACGCAAAAGGTAATCGGAAATTTACTCCAGAAGACATAAACAACCTAAAATTAATTTATCATTTAGTAAAAGAAAGAGGTTTCACTTTAGAAGGTGCAAAAACGCATTTAAAAGAAGAGAAACAGAAAACCTTATCTAATTTCGATATAATTAGTAAATTAGAAGGAATTAAAAATCAATTAATAAAAATAAAAGAACAACTATAA
- a CDS encoding outer membrane beta-barrel protein, whose amino-acid sequence MKKIFSCIIFLCATFSFSQTKDFKVSGTIISEIDNMPLESATVYLERVKDSSLITYTISDKKGSFTLEEKSADKKANLYVSYVGYQTYYKQVDLNTSGINLGQLNLIASNSLDEVVIKSTAPITIKKDTLEFHVNSFKTKKDATVEDLLKQLPGVEVEEDGSIKVNGKPVNKILVNGKPFFGDDPTITTKNLTKDLIEKIQIVDTKTKAQAYAGEDGDDENKTINLTIKEENNKGIFGRVSAGAGTQKTYEFAGMLNRFNNDQRVSVLVGGNNTNSPGFSFGEIRKMFGGGNSMSFNSNGSFAIDGRSFGGGKGITTSKNIGVNYADELSDKVDISSDYFYSASSSDDKTTTERENFLPDGSYFTNAISNSQNDNYNHSANIDFDVELDSTLLVNIKPSFRYSKSETRYNRSEESLDSDNTLTNQSNAASFVSSYGNNFSNKIDVTKKIGSNGAYLKFEIINKFNVNNTDDFLTSETNIYGENPEDITRDQFTEGENKLNSFAAEIAYRLPIIPKELFINFEYDFKRDKRNDLKSTFDRDLISDNFTSFNTELSTDFEYVDQESSPGISLNLKKEKLSARINSNYVFRSLRNSDFLRPSLSLKRKFQAVELSSYMRYRFSPKATFYMNYRMRNSSPRIQQLQPFQNVSNPLNTITGNPNLDPTTTHSLYSNYNAFDFQKGTGFYFNLSAVFNENQIVSKSTINEDYVRETTYANVSGGKRLRGGFSFSKKKKIDSLRSLKYSVGAYGNYNKNINFNNEVQYASNVASVSPRITITYTVKDILEIRPRYSVSFTKNKYDIEAFEDREFLYHSLDIETATFLPKNLEWRNNIKYNYNPNIAAGFQKSAWFWNSTLAYSVLKDQGVVTLKAYDVLGQNTNARRTATEDYIQDAQSTVLEQYFMLSFSWKFNSLGKKGESGNDDMFYLD is encoded by the coding sequence ATGAAGAAAATATTTTCCTGTATAATATTTCTATGCGCCACTTTTTCATTTTCACAAACCAAAGATTTTAAAGTTTCTGGTACTATTATTTCAGAAATAGATAACATGCCCTTAGAGTCTGCAACCGTTTATTTAGAACGTGTAAAAGACAGTTCTTTAATAACCTATACTATTTCAGATAAAAAAGGGAGCTTTACGTTAGAAGAAAAATCAGCAGATAAAAAAGCCAATTTGTATGTTTCGTATGTTGGCTATCAGACCTATTATAAACAGGTAGATTTAAATACTTCCGGAATAAATTTAGGCCAATTAAATCTAATAGCGAGTAATAGTTTAGATGAGGTAGTCATAAAATCTACGGCGCCAATTACTATTAAAAAAGACACTTTAGAGTTTCATGTAAACTCATTTAAAACAAAGAAAGATGCAACGGTTGAAGATTTACTAAAACAGCTACCAGGAGTTGAGGTAGAAGAAGATGGTAGTATAAAAGTAAATGGTAAGCCTGTCAATAAAATTCTGGTAAACGGTAAACCTTTCTTTGGGGATGACCCTACAATTACCACAAAAAATCTGACTAAAGATCTTATTGAAAAAATACAAATTGTAGATACAAAAACCAAAGCACAAGCCTATGCTGGTGAAGATGGAGATGATGAAAATAAGACCATCAATCTTACTATAAAAGAAGAAAACAATAAAGGTATTTTTGGTAGAGTTTCGGCAGGAGCAGGAACCCAAAAAACTTACGAGTTTGCTGGAATGCTCAATCGTTTTAATAATGACCAACGGGTAAGTGTTTTAGTAGGAGGAAACAATACCAACTCCCCAGGATTTAGTTTTGGTGAAATACGTAAAATGTTTGGAGGAGGAAATAGTATGTCTTTTAACAGCAATGGTTCTTTTGCAATAGATGGTAGAAGTTTTGGAGGCGGAAAAGGAATTACTACTTCCAAAAATATAGGTGTAAATTATGCAGATGAGTTAAGTGATAAAGTAGATATTTCTTCCGATTACTTTTATTCTGCTAGTAGCTCTGACGATAAAACAACTACAGAACGCGAAAACTTTTTGCCAGATGGTAGTTATTTTACTAATGCTATCTCTAATTCACAAAATGATAACTATAACCATAGCGCTAATATAGATTTTGATGTCGAACTAGATTCTACTTTACTTGTTAATATAAAGCCTTCTTTTAGGTATTCTAAAAGCGAAACACGTTATAATAGATCGGAAGAGTCTTTAGATTCCGATAACACATTAACCAATCAATCTAATGCTGCATCCTTTGTGTCATCTTATGGAAATAATTTTAGTAATAAAATAGATGTAACAAAGAAAATAGGAAGTAATGGGGCTTATCTTAAATTTGAAATCATCAACAAATTTAATGTTAATAATACGGATGATTTTTTAACTTCAGAAACCAATATTTATGGTGAAAATCCAGAGGATATAACAAGAGATCAATTCACAGAAGGAGAAAATAAATTAAATAGTTTTGCTGCAGAAATTGCATATAGATTACCAATTATCCCAAAGGAACTCTTTATTAATTTTGAATATGACTTTAAAAGAGACAAACGAAATGACCTAAAAAGTACTTTTGATAGAGACCTTATTAGTGATAATTTTACTTCGTTTAATACCGAACTAAGTACCGATTTTGAGTATGTAGATCAAGAAAGCAGTCCTGGGATTTCGTTAAATCTTAAAAAAGAAAAATTATCGGCAAGAATAAATTCTAATTACGTTTTTAGATCTTTAAGAAATTCCGACTTTTTAAGACCTAGTTTAAGTCTAAAACGAAAGTTTCAGGCAGTAGAATTAAGTTCTTATATGCGGTATAGATTTAGTCCAAAGGCTACTTTTTATATGAATTATAGAATGCGTAATAGTTCACCGCGAATTCAGCAATTACAGCCCTTTCAAAATGTTTCTAATCCTTTAAATACCATTACTGGTAATCCTAATTTAGATCCAACTACCACACATAGTTTGTATTCTAATTATAATGCTTTCGATTTTCAAAAAGGAACCGGATTTTATTTTAATTTAAGTGCCGTTTTTAATGAAAATCAAATTGTTTCCAAATCCACAATCAATGAAGATTATGTAAGAGAAACTACCTACGCTAATGTTAGTGGTGGAAAAAGATTAAGAGGAGGCTTTAGTTTCAGTAAAAAAAAGAAAATAGATAGTTTACGTAGCCTGAAGTACAGTGTTGGTGCCTATGGTAATTATAATAAAAATATTAATTTTAATAACGAAGTGCAATATGCAAGTAATGTAGCCTCTGTTTCACCAAGAATTACAATAACCTATACGGTAAAAGATATATTAGAAATTAGACCTAGATATAGCGTCTCTTTTACCAAGAATAAATATGATATTGAAGCCTTTGAGGATAGAGAGTTTTTGTATCATTCGTTAGATATTGAAACGGCTACTTTTTTGCCTAAAAATTTAGAATGGAGAAATAATATTAAATACAATTATAATCCAAATATAGCAGCAGGTTTTCAAAAAAGTGCTTGGTTCTGGAATTCTACATTAGCATATTCCGTTTTAAAAGATCAAGGAGTAGTTACATTAAAAGCCTATGATGTATTGGGGCAAAATACCAATGCAAGACGTACTGCTACCGAAGACTATATTCAAGATGCTCAGAGTACTGTTTTAGAACAATACTTTATGTTAAGTTTTAGTTGGAAATTTAATAGCCTTGGTAAAAAGGGAGAATCAGGAAATGATGATATGTTTTATTTAGATTAG
- a CDS encoding YgcG family protein, which translates to MQKLKHLFLITCFALLSFGNVSAQFDIPETPEFQTSVYDYISMLSANEKSSLENKLIKYSDTTSTQIVVAIIPSTKGENIMYLATEWAHKWGVGGSKEKDNGVFILLARDDRKIAIATGYGVEHLLTDAMSRRIIERDIIPYFKQNDYYGGLNRGADAIFEVLTGEYQGSRQSNNSGEFPIGFVVLLFIIFIIILISISKNRRSGGNGTDNFGGGSNTTRSILEAIILSNSGRGGYRSGSGGFGGGGFGGGSSGGGFGGGFGGGGFGGGGASGGW; encoded by the coding sequence ATGCAAAAGCTAAAACACTTATTTTTAATTACCTGTTTTGCATTACTTTCTTTTGGAAATGTTTCTGCACAATTTGATATCCCGGAAACACCAGAGTTTCAAACTAGTGTTTATGATTATATTAGTATGTTATCTGCTAATGAAAAATCATCCTTAGAAAACAAGCTTATTAAATATTCGGATACTACTTCTACACAGATAGTAGTTGCTATTATTCCTAGTACAAAAGGAGAAAACATTATGTACTTGGCCACAGAATGGGCGCATAAATGGGGCGTTGGTGGTAGTAAAGAAAAAGATAATGGTGTTTTTATTCTACTTGCTAGAGACGACAGAAAAATAGCTATTGCCACTGGTTATGGCGTAGAGCACTTACTTACAGACGCGATGTCTAGACGTATTATTGAACGCGACATTATACCATACTTTAAACAAAACGATTATTACGGAGGTTTAAATAGAGGTGCTGACGCTATATTTGAAGTCCTAACTGGCGAATATCAAGGTTCTCGTCAATCTAATAACTCTGGAGAGTTCCCAATAGGCTTTGTAGTTCTTCTATTTATCATATTCATTATCATCTTAATTTCTATTTCTAAAAACCGACGAAGTGGAGGAAATGGCACCGATAATTTTGGAGGCGGAAGCAATACCACACGAAGTATCTTAGAAGCAATCATATTAAGCAACTCTGGTCGTGGCGGCTACAGAAGTGGTTCTGGCGGCTTTGGCGGAGGTGGTTTTGGTGGCGGAAGTTCTGGTGGTGGTTTTGGTGGTGGCTTCGGTGGAGGTGGCTTTGGAGGTGGAGGCGCTTCTGGAGGTTGGTAG
- the alaS gene encoding alanine--tRNA ligase yields the protein MKSQDIRSKFLSFFEEKKHSIVPSAPMVLKDDPTLMFVNSGMAPFKEYFLGNAEPKNTRLTDSQKCLRVSGKHNDLEEVGYDTYHHTLFEMLGNWSFGDYFKKEAIAWAWELLVDVYGIDKDILYVTVFEGSDDDDNLKMDTEAYDIWKQFISEDRILKGNKKDNFWEMGEQGPCGPCSEIHVDIRSAEEKAKVDGKSLVNMDHPQVVEIWNLVFMQYNRKANGSLEPLPNKHIDTGMGFERLCMVLQNVQSNYDTDVFTPIIREIEATTNKEYGKDEKVDVAIRVISDHVRAVAFSIADGQLPSNTGAGYVIRRILRRAIRYAFTFLDKKEPFIYRLVDVLSKKMGTAFPELKAQKQLIENVIKEEEASFLRTLDQGLLLLDRIIETTNGKEILGSKVFELKDTYGFPEDLTDLILREKGYTYNVAEFNAELKKQKERGRESSALTSEDWTVLLEDAEQEFVGYDTLETKVKITRYRKVTSKKDGEMYQLVFNLTPFYAEGGGQVGDKGYLEDLNGDVSYIVDTKRENNVIIHLTKNLPKHLNETFKAAVDAKQRNRTECNHTATHLLHQALREVLGDHVEQKGSAVHSKYLRFDFSHFSKVTVEQLRDVENFVNARIDGKLALQENRNVPMEKALEEGAMALFGEKYGDTVRTIRFGQSMELCGGTHVKNTADIWHFKITSEGAVASGIRRIEAITNDAVKDFYFENNRAYFEMKDLLNNAKEPVKALQNLQSENTDLKKQIEGLLKDKAKNIISDLKNELTEINGIQFLSKKLDLDAGGIKDVCFKLGENQTNLFLLFATEQNGKALLSCYISKELVAEKGLNAGTVVRELGKYIHGGGGGQPFFATAGGKNPEGIEAALAESKNYLI from the coding sequence ATGAAGTCTCAAGATATTCGCTCAAAGTTTTTAAGTTTTTTTGAAGAAAAAAAGCATAGCATCGTACCATCTGCACCTATGGTTTTAAAGGATGACCCTACATTAATGTTTGTCAATTCTGGAATGGCACCTTTTAAAGAATACTTTTTAGGAAATGCAGAACCAAAAAATACGAGACTTACAGATAGTCAAAAATGCTTGCGTGTTTCTGGTAAACATAACGATTTAGAAGAGGTTGGTTATGATACCTATCACCATACTTTATTCGAAATGTTAGGGAATTGGTCTTTTGGTGATTACTTTAAAAAGGAAGCAATTGCTTGGGCTTGGGAGCTTTTAGTAGATGTTTACGGAATTGATAAAGATATTTTATACGTAACCGTTTTTGAAGGAAGTGACGATGATGACAACCTTAAAATGGATACCGAGGCCTATGATATTTGGAAACAATTTATCTCGGAAGACCGCATCTTAAAAGGAAACAAAAAAGATAATTTCTGGGAAATGGGCGAACAAGGACCTTGCGGACCTTGTAGTGAAATTCATGTGGATATTCGTTCGGCAGAAGAAAAAGCAAAAGTAGACGGTAAGTCTTTAGTAAATATGGACCATCCACAAGTAGTGGAAATCTGGAACTTAGTATTCATGCAATACAATCGTAAAGCAAACGGATCTTTAGAGCCATTACCAAACAAACATATTGATACAGGAATGGGGTTTGAGCGTCTTTGTATGGTGCTACAAAACGTGCAGTCGAATTACGATACCGATGTTTTTACACCTATTATTCGCGAAATAGAAGCGACTACAAATAAAGAGTATGGCAAAGACGAAAAAGTAGATGTTGCTATTCGTGTCATTTCAGATCACGTGCGTGCAGTTGCATTTTCTATTGCAGACGGACAATTGCCAAGTAATACAGGTGCGGGTTACGTAATTCGTAGAATTCTACGTCGTGCTATTCGTTATGCTTTTACCTTTTTAGATAAAAAAGAACCATTTATTTATAGATTGGTAGATGTTCTGTCTAAAAAAATGGGAACTGCTTTTCCTGAATTAAAAGCACAAAAACAATTAATTGAAAATGTAATTAAAGAGGAAGAAGCTTCGTTTTTAAGAACACTAGATCAAGGATTATTGTTGTTAGATCGCATTATTGAAACCACCAACGGAAAAGAAATTTTAGGATCTAAAGTTTTCGAATTAAAAGATACCTACGGTTTTCCTGAAGATTTAACCGATTTAATTTTACGTGAAAAAGGCTATACCTATAATGTAGCTGAATTTAACGCAGAATTAAAAAAACAAAAAGAAAGAGGTAGAGAATCTTCTGCATTAACATCTGAAGATTGGACCGTTTTATTGGAAGATGCCGAACAAGAGTTTGTTGGTTATGATACTTTAGAAACAAAAGTAAAAATTACTAGATACCGAAAAGTTACTTCTAAAAAGGATGGCGAGATGTATCAGTTGGTATTCAATTTAACACCATTCTATGCGGAAGGTGGCGGACAAGTAGGAGATAAAGGGTATCTAGAAGATCTAAATGGAGACGTATCTTATATTGTCGATACCAAAAGAGAGAATAATGTAATCATTCATCTTACTAAAAACTTACCAAAGCATTTAAACGAGACTTTTAAAGCAGCTGTAGATGCCAAACAACGTAACAGAACAGAATGCAATCATACAGCAACACATTTATTACACCAAGCACTACGTGAAGTTTTAGGAGATCATGTAGAACAAAAAGGTTCTGCAGTGCACTCTAAATATTTACGTTTCGATTTCTCCCATTTCTCTAAAGTTACTGTGGAGCAACTTCGAGATGTAGAAAACTTTGTCAATGCTAGAATTGATGGCAAATTAGCTTTGCAGGAAAATAGAAACGTGCCAATGGAAAAAGCACTAGAAGAAGGAGCAATGGCGCTCTTTGGTGAAAAATACGGAGATACTGTACGTACCATTCGTTTTGGACAATCCATGGAGCTTTGTGGTGGAACACACGTGAAAAATACAGCAGATATTTGGCATTTTAAGATTACTTCAGAAGGTGCAGTGGCTTCCGGAATTCGTAGAATTGAAGCAATTACCAATGATGCGGTAAAAGATTTCTATTTTGAAAATAACAGAGCGTATTTTGAAATGAAAGATTTATTGAATAATGCTAAAGAACCAGTAAAAGCATTACAGAATCTGCAAAGCGAGAATACCGATTTAAAAAAGCAAATAGAAGGCTTACTAAAGGACAAAGCTAAAAATATTATTAGCGATTTAAAAAACGAATTAACCGAAATAAATGGCATTCAGTTTTTATCTAAAAAATTAGATTTAGATGCTGGAGGAATAAAAGATGTTTGCTTTAAGTTAGGCGAAAATCAAACCAACTTATTCTTGTTGTTTGCAACAGAACAAAACGGAAAAGCATTACTTTCTTGTTATATTTCTAAGGAACTAGTTGCCGAAAAAGGCTTGAATGCTGGAACGGTAGTTAGAGAACTTGGTAAGTATATTCATGGAGGTGGTGGCGGACAACCTTTCTTTGCAACTGCAGGAGGGAAAAATCCGGAAGGAATTGAAGCTGCGCTTGCGGAGAGTAAAAATTATTTAATATAA
- a CDS encoding M23 family metallopeptidase, translated as MSKVKYYYDSETLSYRKIERKKRKTFKYILGFLSAAALFGFFFLFIAGHYFESPKEKALNRELQNLKLNFELLNKKFDEAEAVLANVEDRDNNIYRLYFEANPIPEEQRKAGFGGVNRYKSFEGYDNSQLIIESNKRIDRLQKRIVVQSKSLDEIAILATEKEKLLAAIPAIQPIRNEDLTRMASGYGVRTDPFTKARKMHWGMDFTSPRGTPIYATGDGVVIRADANATGYGKHIRIDHGYGYVSLYAHMYKYNVRKNQKVKRGDLIGFVGSTGRSEAPHLHYEVFKDDQRINPINFYYGSLTAEEFNELLKHASLENQSLD; from the coding sequence ATGAGTAAGGTAAAATATTATTATGATTCTGAAACGCTTTCTTATAGAAAGATAGAACGCAAAAAACGCAAGACTTTTAAATACATTCTTGGTTTTTTAAGTGCAGCTGCATTATTTGGATTCTTTTTTCTTTTTATTGCTGGTCATTACTTTGAATCTCCTAAAGAAAAAGCTTTAAATAGAGAACTCCAGAATTTAAAATTAAACTTTGAATTACTAAATAAAAAGTTTGATGAGGCAGAAGCTGTTTTAGCTAACGTGGAAGACAGAGACAATAATATCTACAGACTTTATTTTGAAGCAAACCCAATTCCAGAAGAACAACGCAAAGCTGGATTTGGAGGAGTTAACAGATATAAAAGTTTTGAAGGTTATGACAACTCTCAACTTATTATTGAAAGTAACAAGCGCATAGATAGACTACAAAAACGAATTGTTGTGCAATCGAAATCTTTAGATGAAATAGCAATTCTTGCCACAGAAAAAGAAAAATTACTTGCTGCAATTCCTGCGATTCAACCTATAAGAAATGAAGATTTAACACGTATGGCTTCAGGTTATGGTGTACGAACAGACCCATTTACTAAAGCAAGAAAAATGCATTGGGGAATGGACTTTACATCACCAAGAGGCACTCCAATATATGCTACAGGAGATGGCGTTGTAATTCGTGCTGATGCTAATGCAACGGGTTACGGAAAGCATATTAGAATAGATCATGGCTATGGCTATGTTTCTTTATATGCACACATGTACAAATATAATGTTAGAAAAAATCAAAAAGTAAAACGTGGTGATTTAATAGGTTTTGTAGGTAGTACAGGCCGAAGTGAAGCGCCTCATTTACATTATGAAGTCTTTAAAGACGATCAACGTATTAACCCAATAAACTTTTACTATGGTAGTTTAACTGCAGAAGAGTTTAATGAGCTATTAAAACATGCATCATTAGAAAACCAATCCTTAGATTAA
- a CDS encoding DUF4230 domain-containing protein: MRKIIFGVLLTLVILFTFKYCGDKKEDKIVLQESSALIQEQIKNVGKLVVTEGHFSEVFNYKNSKEIFGQYFTSDKKALVVVNADVTIAYDLSKIEYKIDEATKTLTILSIPEEEIKISPDFEYYDVQSDFLNPFEANDYNAIKETVKQSLMRKVEASDLKTNAKNRLISELSKFYILTNSLGWSLQYNEKPIRNLEVLKSFPL, translated from the coding sequence ATGCGTAAAATTATTTTTGGTGTTCTATTAACCCTAGTCATACTATTCACCTTCAAATACTGTGGTGATAAAAAAGAAGACAAAATTGTACTTCAAGAAAGTTCTGCTTTAATTCAAGAACAAATTAAAAACGTTGGAAAGCTGGTGGTGACCGAAGGTCATTTTAGCGAAGTCTTTAATTATAAAAATTCTAAAGAGATTTTCGGACAATATTTTACATCCGATAAAAAAGCCCTTGTTGTTGTTAATGCAGATGTTACTATTGCTTATGATTTAAGCAAAATAGAATATAAAATTGACGAAGCAACTAAAACACTTACCATTTTAAGTATTCCAGAAGAAGAAATTAAAATCAGTCCAGATTTTGAATATTATGACGTGCAATCCGATTTTTTAAACCCATTCGAAGCTAATGACTACAATGCTATTAAAGAAACCGTAAAGCAATCTTTAATGAGAAAAGTAGAAGCATCCGATTTAAAAACCAATGCCAAAAACAGACTGATTAGTGAGTTGTCTAAGTTTTATATTCTAACCAATTCTTTAGGTTGGAGCTTACAATACAACGAAAAACCTATTCGTAATTTAGAAGTGTTAAAAAGCTTTCCGTTATAG
- a CDS encoding GSCFA domain-containing protein: MKLQTQIPLQQQEHNQINYDAKLLLLGSCFSENIGEKFNYFKFQNTINPFGILFHPKAIESLIVNASQGKVYSEKDIFFHKEQWHCYQAHSILSNASKANLIEDLNAAITSTKKQITEASHIIITLGTAWVYKHIETKAVVANCHKVPQKAFTKELLAVPEIVASLENIVASLKEVNANASVIFTVSPVRHIKDGFIENTQSKAHLITAIHELLSPQKQSRGLSYFPSFEIMLDELRDYRFYKEDMLHPNKTAIQYIWNKFQQVWISSEASNTMQDIEIIQKGLMHKPFNPNAEAHLQFVAKLQVKIKNIQRDYSFVSF; this comes from the coding sequence TTGAAACTACAAACACAAATACCATTACAACAACAAGAGCATAATCAAATTAATTATGATGCTAAACTCTTGTTGTTAGGTTCGTGTTTTTCAGAAAACATAGGTGAGAAATTTAATTACTTCAAGTTTCAGAATACAATAAATCCTTTCGGAATTTTATTCCATCCAAAAGCTATTGAATCTTTAATCGTAAATGCAAGTCAAGGAAAAGTATATTCCGAAAAAGATATCTTTTTTCATAAAGAACAATGGCATTGCTATCAAGCACATTCTATATTAAGTAATGCTTCCAAAGCAAATTTAATAGAGGATCTAAATGCTGCGATCACATCCACCAAAAAGCAAATTACAGAAGCGTCACACATTATCATTACTTTAGGAACAGCGTGGGTATATAAACATATAGAAACTAAAGCTGTTGTTGCCAACTGCCATAAAGTGCCTCAAAAAGCGTTTACAAAAGAATTACTTGCAGTTCCAGAAATTGTAGCATCTTTAGAAAATATCGTTGCAAGCCTTAAAGAAGTAAATGCTAATGCTTCCGTTATTTTTACGGTTTCTCCGGTTCGTCATATAAAAGATGGTTTTATAGAAAATACACAAAGCAAAGCCCATTTAATAACAGCTATTCATGAGCTATTGTCGCCTCAAAAGCAGTCGAGAGGTCTAAGTTACTTTCCGTCTTTCGAAATTATGCTAGACGAACTTCGCGATTATCGTTTTTACAAGGAAGACATGTTACATCCAAATAAAACAGCGATACAATATATTTGGAATAAGTTCCAACAAGTCTGGATTTCTTCCGAAGCAAGCAATACCATGCAGGATATAGAGATCATTCAAAAAGGATTGATGCACAAACCTTTTAATCCAAATGCAGAAGCACACCTTCAATTTGTTGCTAAACTGCAAGTTAAGATCAAGAATATACAAAGGGATTATAGTTTTGTAAGTTTTTAG
- a CDS encoding TPM domain-containing protein, whose amino-acid sequence MSNIVEAFLSTIEEQEVVEAIRLAEKSTSGEIRVHIENTFKDDIENRALEVFSILKMHNTRLQNGVLIYVAVKDKAFAIYGDKGIHEVVGTNFWNETKATIENQFKSGNFKQGLVDGILHAGEQLKKHFPISDSNRNELDNEISKS is encoded by the coding sequence ATGTCAAATATAGTTGAAGCATTTTTAAGCACTATTGAAGAACAAGAAGTTGTTGAAGCTATTCGTTTAGCCGAAAAAAGCACTTCGGGTGAAATACGTGTGCATATAGAAAACACTTTTAAAGACGATATAGAAAATCGTGCTTTAGAAGTGTTTTCCATTTTAAAAATGCATAATACCAGACTACAAAATGGTGTGTTAATCTATGTTGCAGTAAAGGATAAAGCCTTTGCCATTTATGGAGATAAAGGCATACATGAAGTGGTTGGAACCAATTTTTGGAACGAAACCAAAGCAACCATAGAAAACCAATTTAAATCTGGAAACTTCAAACAAGGTTTGGTAGATGGCATTTTACATGCTGGAGAACAATTAAAAAAACATTTTCCTATAAGTGATTCTAACCGAAACGAACTTGATAACGAAATATCTAAAAGCTAA
- a CDS encoding rhodanese-like domain-containing protein, with protein MGLFSFLSGNKNDKIKDFQSKGAIIIDVRTKGEYSQGAIPGSKNIPLQVITGKISEIKKLNKPVITCCASGMRSGSAASILKAQGIEAINGGGWLSLSKKL; from the coding sequence ATGGGATTATTCAGTTTCTTATCTGGAAATAAAAACGATAAAATTAAAGATTTTCAATCTAAAGGCGCAATAATTATTGACGTTAGAACGAAAGGAGAATATAGCCAAGGTGCCATTCCCGGATCTAAAAATATTCCACTACAAGTGATAACCGGAAAAATAAGCGAGATCAAAAAACTTAACAAACCAGTAATTACCTGTTGTGCAAGTGGTATGCGTTCTGGTAGTGCAGCAAGTATCTTAAAAGCACAAGGAATTGAAGCTATTAATGGTGGCGGCTGGTTAAGCTTGAGTAAAAAGCTATAA